The window ATATTAATAGTTGTCCTAACTGGTGAATCATTTAAGGTTTTGCTACCCAACTGATCAATATTTTTATAGTACGTACCAGGTTCATTCGACTTTCTTTCTCCAATAAGAAGAATAGTATCTTGCCCTTTGCAGTCATGAAAAAGTAATTTACTGAAAGTAAAAACTTCCACTCTTTCGAACTCTTGAGTAACTAATTTTCTAAGCTCTTCTGCATATTTAACTTGTAGCAATTCAGATGGTAGGACAAATGCTAAAACGCCATCTTCGCTAGTATACTTTATGCACCTAACAAGAAAGGCAGTCCATATATTTTTAGGAGAATTTTTTGAAAGTCCTGCATTAGAATGAATTTTTCGACACTCCTCAATTTGAGCCTCTTGCAGAAGAGTTTTTTTAATATAAGGAGGATTACCTATAACTAAATCAAAAGTCTCAAAATTAGCATTTTGATATTCAAGAAAATCTGAATTTACTCCTTCAAAAGAGTCAACAACTACTTTTTCTCGTATTTTCTCAAGCTCAAGATTATTGATTTCAACTGCTACTAATCGACTTATTTTTTTACCAATTTTATGATTCTTGTAAACAGAATCCACGAAAATCCCATCACCCGCGCTAGGTTCCAGTACAGAAATTGTTTTCTTTTTTGACAATTTATCAACAAGGCGCTCAACTAAAAAAGCAGCAACGTTGGAGGGAGTATAGAATGAGCCAGTACTTTTTTTTATAGTCATTGTTGAGCCCTGAGATACTGTTTATACTCAATGTATTTGAAAGACACTTCACAAAACAAAGTCTTAATATCTTCATCGCCAGTCTTCTCGAAAAGCATTTTGAGTCTTTCCATTTTAATCTCTAATTGCTCAAGCATCCAAATGAGGCTATATCTCTTAAGGTATAATTTCAGCTTCCTATGCATATTAACTGCCCTGTCTGATGAGGGCTTTGGATGAATATTTCCAAGTTTATCCCTATATAAATGATCATTGAAGTCTTCATCACAGGGGTCTATACAGTTGCCTTCATCATTAGACTTAGCCCTATTAACATAGGAACAACAGTATATAAGGTTAGTATATTTCTTGCTTAGATTTGGATGAGTAGACTGGGGAAGGAAGTGATCAATTTGAAAAGAATGAATTCCTCCGAACCAATGATCGAGGCAGTGTGTATAACCACATTTATTATTAAAGTCCTTTCTTAGATGTACCTTATAAGCCCTATAATTTGCTAGTTCAGCTCCAGTATAAGTCCGCACTGGAGCTAAGTCTCTAAAAGGATAATCAGCCATTTTTATTATCTAGTTTAACAGTCAAGGCATCAACTTTAGCTAGCAATTCAGCTAAATGGCTTAATTCTGATTCTTTCTTAGAAACTTTGGGTACAGCTGATGTTTTATCAAGTGCTTTTTCTATAAAACTATCAAGGCTAATTAGCTCCTCTTCTTCTTGAGCATCCAACCTTCTCTTTTGAGCTTCATCAATTAAGAAAAGTAACCTTGCCTCTGCTCGTTCAACTTTAGCACGATAATGGGTAATTTGACTTTTAACTCTATCTAAAAAATTAGCCTTAGCTTTTGTGTCTTTTTCAGAACCATGTAAGATTCCTTTTATATAAACAAGGTTCACGTCTTCGCTTTGTCCAACAGCTTGATCATCGAAAGAAGTCATAACAAAGCAAGGAAATTCTTCACGCTCTGATAAAATCTTTTGAACGAGTGTTGCACCATTGTATGGAACATTGAAGTCGATTGAATCTTTATACTCATTCAGCATAAAATCCGTCACAATAGCATCAGCCTTGAGGCTAAAAACCATTTCTATCATTTCATCTTCATTTTCCATAGGAAGAAGAGACTCAACAATAAACTCACCTTGAAGGTCCTTTTCCTCCACATAGTCCTTGAAGTTATCTATATCTTCTTTCTGCTCGTCTATGAATAGAATTTTATACATAGTTTTACTTTGAATATTTTGTTGGGAATGTCATACGAGCACCAAAACCGACCTCTGGAAATAATAGTCTTATTTCTCCATCATTTTCCTTAACAATCGACTTGACTAACCACATTCCTAATCCCGTACCTTCTTCTTCTCCTGTAAATGGATTTCTTTTAGTTGTGAACAAAGGCTCGAATATCTTATCAGGCTTTTCTATGTCAGGTGATAACCCAGGTCCACTATCGTAATAATCAATGAAAATATTTTTACCATTACTTTCTACCTTGATAGTCACAATTCTTTTTCTATTAAGAGTCGATTGATTGAATGCATCTATAGAATTACCAATAAATTATTAAAGATACTATCAAAATCAATCTCAAACACGCGCATCTCAACGGGATCTACTCTTGAGACATCAAATTCAATCCCTCTATTTTCAAGGATGGATAACCAGTCATTTCTGAAATCATTAAAGTATTTATGAAGGAAAAGCTGATTCCTTTTTCTCTTATCTTTTCTAGCTGCTCCTAATGAGAAATTCAACCAATTTTGCAATTTAACATCTTGCTTTCTCATTTTTTCAAGCTGAACAAATGGATTTTTCCTTTCTTCCGCGTCTGCGTATTCAGCTTCATTTATTTTGTTCGAAATTATTTTTTTGAGTTTCTCAACCCTTGAATTTAGCACATCATTAAGCTTACTTAGGTCATGGCTAAAGGATGCTAGAACGATACCACTGCTTGCTAGGCCTCGTAGAACTTTTTGTTCATCCTTGAGCTTTTCAATAACCTCATCCTTCTCCCTATTCAATTCCGCAAGGACAGTTAGTTCATCAGAAGTATTGGGTTCACTATTATTATTCTGCCCCTCTTCTCCACTTTTCTCCTGATCTTTTCTTTTCCGACTTTTCTCTAATATAGATTTAGCGAGCTCCTCAGCCTTTTCTTTATTAATCCGATCATAATGTTTCTCATTATAATATAAGCTTAGCTCTTTTGCGATAGTAGCTCGATCTTCCTCAAATAAGGCAATAATATTTGTTATAAGAAGTTTGAAAATCTGAAATGTTTTGTTCTCCTGCAAACCTTCACGACTAGACTTATCCTCAAAATTCACGTTTGTCAATCTTGAAATTTTGATAGCTCCTGCAATGTTCTCTGGCTCTACTCTATAACCCCCGTCTTCCTTGCCTACACCTGCTGGACTTTGTGATTTCCTAGCTCCAAGCCCCAGCCAATCAAATGCAGAATCTTTAACCTCACCGTAGGGGCGAACTCTAAAGTTATCTCTGAACAATTTTATCCCGCCGAACTTGGTAAGCCAATCTTTTCTAAAATTGGCCATAAACTTCCTATATGAAAATCTTTCCGCATCTAGGCTACTATAGCCTCTTTTCATGAAATAAAAGGTGAATTCAAAGACACCAATATCATTAAAGACCCGATCATCATCAACTAATGAATAACCTGGCAACAACTGAGAAAACTTTTTTTCAGTAGACCAAAAGCCCTTTTGAAATTCAAGTTTTCTAAATGGAAAAGACATCATAGCCTCACGACTAAAAAAATCAGGATCAATCAATTCTAAGTCATACTCATTTCTATAGATAGTAATCTTTACATTTTGATTTTCGTCAGCCTTAGCAATTATCTTATAGTCGAAGTCATCACAAATTGAACCCAAAACTTCTCCATACTTTTCAGGCTCCAGTGTACTGAAAAGGCAAATCTGGAAATCACTACTTTCTTTTGGAGGTACAAGAACTTCTAGATCTGAATATACCTGCTGAACATAGTAGTCATCCCAGTTTTCACGAAGTTCTGTTATTCTCAAAATCGTACCGTATCGAAATCCTTCATCCAATTCGATTTTTGATAAATCTAACCCATCAACAGATAATGTTAATTCTTCTCTTAAAGAATCAGTATTGAATCCAATTAATTCTGCATTGACTCTATCAATTGTTTTAAAGTCACCTTCAAATTCATCCCAATTAACTATCCATTTATAAGCATTAAAATTTGTTTCTACTCCATTTTCATCAGTATCAGGATCATGGTTTATTGGATTGAAGACAGTTGTCATTTCACACCGACTACCCAACTTATCTAATGCGAATCTTCCAATCCCCTTAGCACCAGATTTAACACGATTACTTTTAGTGAAAATATCAAAAGCCTTATTATCAGTACCTATTGTCATCCAATGATCTCTTATTATATTCTGTGTCATTCCCTCTCCAGCATCAATTATATAAAGAGAATTAAGCTTATTGAGGGCTTTCTTCAGAGAAGCCTTAATTTGATCATCAAGATCCTCCCTTAATAGATATTTTTCTCCCTGATCCTGATATGCATTTTCGAGGAGTAATGAGGGGACACCTTTTTTCAATAGCTCGCTATACTTTGATCGACTTATTTCATTCTATAAAACAGCATATTGATTGTCAAAAAAAACGATACTAATATTACTATCTGCATCATATCCGTTTTTTACCAGTTCTATAATAGCACCTTTAGAAGATGCTATATTTTCTCTTCCTATTAACCGTGCAGTCCTTGCAGATACTTTAAAAGGTATTAAGCTCATTCTGAAATACTGTTTTGAAAATTAGTCTTTTATCGACTTTACTGCAGTGTATTGCTTTTTACCAAAGCGGCCTCAATAAGATTCATCATAATTTACATAAGAACATCATGATCATGCTATAAGACCATAAATTTAAACTAAGAACCAACTTACCGCATGACATAGTCAATTCCAAACAGACTACCTCAAATTAGCCTTCTTAACCAGAATATGATGTTCGCATATGTTCTTTCAAAGAAGGTGTAGGCCTTCAACTAACCCTTAGCCTATATTAGGGCTATAAATAATCTAGCGACGATCAAATACTTTAAAAGTAAAAATAAAATCGCTTCAAGGTCATCAATATGTTTGCTATAAAATATGTATTCTAGAATTTCATACTAATAAACCAATATTTCCCATAAAGTACTGTTCACGCTGTTCATCATCACACTGCATGAACAACATGAACACCCTACACAACATCGTACTCCATCCTTTTAAGTATGGCAATACAGTCCTAATACTTACTACACAAAACTGGCAAATTAATCATTCAATTTCCACTCTTGTTGGAGTATGTGCAGTTAGCATTTCTGCCATATATTAACACTCAAATCTGCTCGTTAAGGCTTGGTTACTATATCCTGATCTTATAGAGTAGATGAAGATAACAAAAATGGATAGTCAATTATAAACAATGGAAAAATTGGGGGATCAAGACCGGTCAGCACAAACATGACCTACAGCAACTCCTGAAAATTTTGGCGCAAGACCCAAAAATTATAAAGGCAATGATGGCA of the Flammeovirgaceae bacterium 311 genome contains:
- a CDS encoding N-6 DNA methylase (COG0827 Adenine-specific DNA methylase), translating into MTIKKSTGSFYTPSNVAAFLVERLVDKLSKKKTISVLEPSAGDGIFVDSVYKNHKIGKKISRLVAVEINNLELEKIREKVVVDSFEGVNSDFLEYQNANFETFDLVIGNPPYIKKTLLQEAQIEECRKIHSNAGLSKNSPKNIWTAFLVRCIKYTSEDGVLAFVLPSELLQVKYAEELRKLVTQEFERVEVFTFSKLLFHDCKGQDTILLIGERKSNEPGTYYKNIDQLGSKTLNDSPVRTTINIKDSKWSHYHLTNDEAALLENIKSSLKPIRSHLINRDLN
- a CDS encoding hypothetical protein (COG0642 Signal transduction histidine kinase) — translated: MTIKVESNGKNIFIDYYDSGPGLSPDIEKPDKIFEPLFTTKRNPFTGEEEGTGLGMWLVKSIVKENDGEIRLLFPEVGFGARMTFPTKYSK
- a CDS encoding histidine kinase, with amino-acid sequence MKKGVPSLLLENAYQDQGEKYLLREDLDDQIKASLKKALNKLNSLYIIDAGEGMTQNIIRDHWMTIGTDNKAFDIFTKSNRVKSGAKGIGRFALDKLGSRCEMTTVFNPINHDPDTDENGVETNFNAYKWIVNWDEFEGDFKTIDRVNAELIGFNTDSLREELTLSVDGLDLSKIELDEGFRYGTILRITELRENWDDYYVQQVYSDLEVLVPPKESSDFQICLFSTLEPEKYGEVLGSICDDFDYKIIAKADENQNVKITIYRNEYDLELIDPDFFSREAMMSFPFRKLEFQKGFWSTEKKFSQLLPGYSLVDDDRVFNDIGVFEFTFYFMKRGYSSLDAERFSYRKFMANFRKDWLTKFGGIKLFRDNFRVRPYGEVKDSAFDWLGLGARKSQSPAGVGKEDGGYRVEPENIAGAIKISRLTNVNFEDKSSREGLQENKTFQIFKLLITNIIALFEEDRATIAKELSLYYNEKHYDRINKEKAEELAKSILEKSRKRKDQEKSGEEGQNNNSEPNTSDELTVLAELNREKDEVIEKLKDEQKVLRGLASSGIVLASFSHDLSKLNDVLNSRVEKLKKIISNKINEAEYADAEERKNPFVQLEKMRKQDVKLQNWLNFSLGAARKDKRKRNQLFLHKYFNDFRNDWLSILENRGIEFDVSRVDPVEMRVFEIDFDSIFNNLLVIL